The uncultured Desulfobulbus sp. genome window below encodes:
- the larC gene encoding nickel pincer cofactor biosynthesis protein LarC — MKILYYDCFSGISGDMNLAAMIALGVQPDYLRGELSKLGLDHEFSLNITTDARKGIQGTRVDVDLHHTHTAHGGAHSHQHHVHQNQRTLIDIESIIKQSGLDEQVKDLSLAIFNRVARAEAKIHGKSVHEVHFHEVGATDSLVDIVGAAICFYALKVDAVWSAPVELGGGFVNCAHGLIPVPAPATLEILSGIPTKRGAVLKETTTPTGAAILAELVTLFEARPEMQPLQTVYGIGHRDTDIPNVLRVSLAEVEEQPGMLPTTEACLLECNIDDMTGEALGDAMERLLAAGAMDIHFTPIIMKKNRPAVTLSLLCARDEEERFKRLIFRHTSTLGIKTVPLKKTALAVSFEQLETPLGTVTMKQGLLDGRVIRSKPELEDCRRLADAHGLSLGEVYLEIGKVRTV, encoded by the coding sequence ATGAAGATTCTTTACTACGATTGTTTTTCCGGTATCAGCGGGGATATGAACCTCGCTGCCATGATAGCCCTGGGAGTTCAGCCCGATTACTTGCGGGGTGAGCTATCCAAACTTGGGCTAGACCATGAATTTAGTCTCAACATAACAACAGATGCGCGCAAAGGCATTCAGGGCACCCGTGTGGACGTGGACTTGCATCACACGCATACAGCTCATGGTGGTGCACACTCTCACCAACACCATGTTCACCAGAACCAGCGTACTCTTATAGATATTGAGTCCATTATCAAACAGAGTGGGCTTGATGAGCAGGTCAAGGATTTAAGCCTGGCCATCTTTAACCGGGTAGCGCGAGCAGAGGCAAAAATTCATGGTAAGTCCGTGCATGAGGTCCACTTTCATGAGGTGGGAGCCACCGACTCCCTGGTCGATATTGTTGGTGCTGCCATCTGTTTTTACGCGTTGAAGGTGGATGCGGTCTGGAGCGCGCCGGTTGAGCTCGGTGGCGGCTTTGTCAACTGCGCCCATGGGCTGATTCCCGTTCCAGCTCCGGCAACCCTGGAGATTCTCAGTGGTATTCCCACAAAACGCGGAGCTGTGCTTAAAGAAACCACGACTCCCACAGGGGCAGCTATCCTTGCTGAACTGGTCACCCTTTTTGAAGCCAGGCCGGAAATGCAGCCCCTGCAAACCGTCTACGGGATTGGGCATCGAGACACCGATATTCCCAATGTTTTACGGGTCAGCCTCGCTGAAGTCGAAGAACAGCCCGGCATGCTCCCCACAACAGAAGCCTGTCTTCTGGAATGCAATATCGATGATATGACCGGGGAGGCATTGGGAGATGCCATGGAGCGTCTGCTCGCAGCCGGTGCCATGGATATTCATTTTACTCCCATCATCATGAAGAAAAACCGGCCTGCGGTGACCCTTTCCCTGCTCTGTGCGCGCGATGAGGAAGAGCGGTTTAAGCGTCTCATCTTTCGGCATACCTCCACTTTGGGGATCAAGACAGTACCTTTGAAAAAGACCGCGCTTGCTGTCAGCTTTGAACAGCTTGAGACACCTCTTGGGACCGTCACCATGAAACAGGGACTCCTTGACGGGCGAGTCATCCGCTCCAAACCTGAACTGGAAGATTGCAGAAGGTTGGCGGACGCGCATGGTCTGAGTTTGGGCGAGGTCTATCTGGAGATCGGTAAGGTTCGAACTGTCTGA
- the larE gene encoding ATP-dependent sacrificial sulfur transferase LarE — translation MNHWNHRQNCLLTILEEKIDQDCIIAFSGGVDSALLAQAASLCAQQKGHRVHAVTFQTALHPLRDLELTQTLAQELGLSHQVIEVDELRQAKIENNPKNRCYLCKKYLFTQLRSKAQSMGISLIMDGTNADDLQAYRPGIQALRELDIFSPLAEAGMTKEDVRAMAATYKLRVAARPSTPCLATRFPYNTPLCAAQMRAVEQGEALLRSLGMHNIRLRVHGDIVRIEIDPEAFPLLTSHREEIVAQLKLLGFTYITLDLEGFRSGSMDSSPRLEENTI, via the coding sequence ATGAACCACTGGAATCATCGACAGAACTGTTTGCTTACCATTCTCGAAGAAAAAATCGATCAGGATTGCATCATTGCCTTTTCCGGTGGGGTGGACAGCGCCCTGCTTGCACAGGCAGCCTCTCTATGCGCCCAGCAAAAGGGACATAGGGTGCATGCCGTGACCTTTCAGACCGCACTGCATCCCTTACGGGACCTGGAACTGACCCAAACACTGGCACAAGAGCTGGGGCTTTCTCACCAGGTAATCGAGGTTGATGAGTTACGCCAGGCAAAGATTGAAAACAATCCGAAGAATAGGTGCTATCTCTGCAAAAAATACCTCTTCACCCAACTGAGGTCAAAGGCTCAATCTATGGGAATTTCCCTGATCATGGATGGGACCAACGCAGATGATCTTCAAGCCTACCGTCCTGGGATACAAGCGCTCAGGGAACTGGACATTTTCAGTCCTCTTGCCGAGGCAGGAATGACAAAGGAGGATGTGCGTGCAATGGCAGCCACCTATAAACTCAGGGTGGCGGCACGCCCCTCCACGCCCTGTCTTGCCACGAGGTTCCCTTACAACACTCCCCTTTGTGCAGCCCAAATGCGGGCGGTGGAACAGGGGGAAGCTCTTCTGCGCTCCTTGGGCATGCATAATATTCGCCTCCGCGTTCATGGCGACATCGTCCGCATTGAGATCGATCCGGAAGCGTTTCCTCTGCTCACCAGCCACAGAGAGGAGATCGTCGCACAACTCAAGCTGCTTGGTTTTACCTATATTACCTTGGATCTGGAGGGATTTCGCTCGGGCAGTATGGATTCCTCTCCCCGGCTAGAGGAAAACACAATTTAA
- a CDS encoding DUF3488 and transglutaminase-like domain-containing protein yields the protein MTRQPTGPLILALFVAIAPLLLQLPGWATLWSLLLWSYVLLQPQYNWPQPGRKIRFFLFCLGAIAVVLSSGMRFGGTDFVTLLAVMAGIKPLEVQTRRDSMVTVFLACFLTITSLLVFENLAMTLYLFVSVWVTTGVLIHVNDPKARVKEHFRLSARLVLMAVPLMVLLFFLFPRLSGSYLGTPFARQGHSGFSTILRIGDVSRIALSDTSAFSASFSSKIPKSSQLYWRGIVFQRFDGRSWSPLPGTNARQSRLQGVDKVQYTIMLEPHGYNTLFALDLPFTVNGVATIQDDHTLRTRFPVRQRFSYSAVSLVDARETTRQEASPLTLALPAGKNPLTVALGQQWAKEFVQPKKRMEAGLRYLQENGFRYTLQPGNSGTDPIDHFLFTSRKGFCEHFAASYAVLMRAAGIPTRIVGGYQGGRWNSVGKFFTVRQSDAHVWCELWFEREGWVRVDPTAVVAPERIEEALAQDTTTGNQNTMKHWFQKNWIEMITMTWEAINIRWDMWFMGFSAEDQLALLRKLGLSLGRQAGFILVMVLPSLFIFFLLGFRFLRRLLRRPVPQDKAQQLYTRFLYKTARAGYPKPPHLGPLDYWAYLAEEIPAMAQEVEKITRMYIALRYRGKTSDDEVAALGQYVKNFSIKKSVRKVTNK from the coding sequence ATGACCAGACAACCAACCGGTCCGCTTATCCTGGCGCTGTTTGTCGCCATAGCCCCGCTTCTCCTGCAACTCCCCGGGTGGGCCACGCTCTGGTCACTTCTTCTTTGGAGTTATGTTCTTCTTCAGCCCCAATACAACTGGCCGCAACCTGGCCGAAAAATCCGTTTTTTCCTTTTTTGCCTTGGAGCTATCGCGGTCGTACTTTCCTCGGGGATGCGCTTTGGCGGTACCGACTTCGTGACTCTACTCGCGGTCATGGCAGGAATCAAACCCTTGGAGGTGCAGACACGAAGAGACAGCATGGTCACCGTTTTTCTTGCCTGCTTTCTCACAATCACCAGCCTCCTTGTCTTTGAAAACCTGGCAATGACCCTCTATCTCTTCGTCTCTGTCTGGGTAACCACCGGGGTACTCATTCATGTCAACGACCCCAAAGCCCGTGTCAAAGAGCATTTTCGCCTTTCAGCCCGGTTAGTTTTGATGGCTGTTCCGCTCATGGTCCTCCTCTTTTTCTTATTCCCCCGACTCAGCGGCAGTTATTTGGGTACTCCCTTTGCCAGACAGGGGCACTCCGGTTTTTCAACTATTCTACGGATCGGTGATGTCAGCCGCATCGCCCTAAGTGACACCTCAGCTTTTTCCGCCTCCTTTTCCTCAAAAATTCCTAAGTCAAGCCAACTCTATTGGCGAGGAATTGTTTTTCAGCGCTTTGACGGGCGCAGTTGGTCTCCTTTGCCCGGCACCAACGCACGCCAAAGCCGACTGCAAGGTGTTGACAAGGTTCAATATACCATCATGCTTGAACCGCATGGATACAACACCCTCTTTGCGCTGGACCTGCCGTTTACAGTAAATGGGGTGGCAACAATCCAAGACGATCACACCCTGCGCACCCGCTTTCCCGTTCGCCAACGCTTCAGTTACAGCGCCGTCTCTCTTGTAGATGCACGGGAAACAACCCGACAGGAAGCCTCGCCTCTTACCCTGGCACTCCCTGCAGGTAAAAATCCACTGACCGTTGCCTTAGGTCAACAGTGGGCAAAGGAATTTGTTCAGCCCAAGAAGAGGATGGAGGCCGGGCTAAGATATTTACAAGAAAATGGGTTCCGCTACACGTTACAGCCAGGAAATTCTGGAACAGACCCCATTGATCATTTCCTCTTCACCAGCCGCAAAGGATTTTGCGAGCATTTTGCTGCCAGCTACGCTGTACTCATGCGCGCGGCCGGCATACCTACTCGGATCGTCGGGGGGTATCAGGGGGGGCGCTGGAATAGTGTGGGTAAATTTTTCACCGTACGTCAATCGGATGCACATGTCTGGTGTGAGCTATGGTTTGAGCGTGAGGGATGGGTGCGGGTGGATCCCACCGCCGTAGTAGCTCCGGAACGGATTGAAGAGGCTCTTGCCCAGGACACGACCACAGGAAATCAGAATACTATGAAACACTGGTTTCAAAAAAACTGGATAGAGATGATCACCATGACCTGGGAGGCAATCAATATCCGCTGGGATATGTGGTTCATGGGATTTTCCGCTGAAGATCAACTGGCCCTGTTGCGAAAACTTGGCCTTTCCCTGGGAAGACAGGCTGGCTTCATCCTGGTTATGGTGCTCCCTTCCCTCTTCATTTTCTTTCTTCTTGGCTTTCGTTTTCTCAGGCGACTCCTACGCAGGCCAGTTCCGCAGGATAAAGCGCAACAGCTCTACACTCGATTTTTGTATAAAACCGCGCGTGCAGGGTATCCTAAGCCACCACATCTAGGTCCCCTTGATTATTGGGCATACCTTGCAGAAGAAATTCCCGCCATGGCACAGGAGGTTGAAAAAATCACCCGCATGTATATTGCACTGCGGTATCGTGGAAAGACAAGTGATGACGAGGTCGCAGCTCTAGGTCAATATGTCAAAAATTTCAGTATCAAAAAATCAGTTCGCAAGGTGACGAATAAGTAG
- a CDS encoding HD domain-containing phosphohydrolase, protein MHQKPLQNILTSISFRIALPLLCTILLFITTIFFILLPQLQASFIARKQEAIKEQTETVLSLVESYYERESSGELSRKEAQKRAIARIRRLRYGTENKDYFWINDMQPRVIMHPYRTDLEGKDVSSFKDPNGTLLFVEFVKIIQSKGSGYVDYLWQWKDDPSKIVKKSSYVMAFSPWNWVIGTGMYQDDVLNEFAQIRNKLSFICTGILAIVSLLAAYSIRQALRADRDRGVTIVKQKSLMASLEQSNTRFRTLLETTSDWIWESDQAGNYTYSSPQVMNMLGFTPEEILGKTLMDIASPRAANELRGIYQRLLQHKENIVGFECTCLGKSGQIVVLENNAVPVVDTLGQGILIGYRGIARDITERKIALEALKKSRDDLHQSLEETVSSLASTAENRDPYTAGHQQRVDRLACAIARELGMPQDQIEGLHIAALLHDIGKITLPFEYLAKPTRLIEEEQAIIKRHPEVGYTILKTIHFPWPVAEIVYQHHEHLDGSGYPRGLKGEEILLEAKILTVADVVEAITSHRPYRPALGIEKAIDEILKGKGTRYHPPCVDACLKLVQEKNTEFSSDDWCPVFS, encoded by the coding sequence ATGCATCAGAAACCATTACAAAATATTCTCACCAGCATATCCTTTCGCATAGCGCTTCCCCTGTTGTGCACCATTCTTCTCTTCATCACGACGATTTTCTTCATCCTCCTCCCTCAGCTTCAAGCAAGTTTTATCGCAAGGAAACAGGAAGCCATCAAAGAACAGACGGAAACTGTCCTCAGCCTTGTGGAATCGTATTACGAGCGCGAATCCTCCGGTGAATTATCCAGAAAAGAGGCCCAAAAGCGAGCTATTGCCCGCATTCGGCGATTACGCTACGGCACAGAAAACAAGGACTATTTCTGGATAAACGATATGCAGCCACGGGTGATCATGCATCCCTATCGTACTGATCTCGAGGGCAAAGATGTTTCCAGCTTCAAAGACCCAAACGGCACCCTGCTCTTTGTAGAATTTGTCAAAATCATTCAAAGCAAGGGAAGTGGCTATGTCGATTACCTCTGGCAGTGGAAGGACGACCCGTCAAAAATCGTAAAAAAATCTTCGTATGTAATGGCATTCAGTCCTTGGAACTGGGTTATAGGCACAGGGATGTACCAGGATGATGTGCTCAATGAGTTTGCCCAGATCCGCAACAAGCTCTCTTTTATCTGTACCGGTATTCTGGCCATAGTCTCTCTGCTCGCCGCCTATTCAATTCGCCAGGCACTCCGGGCGGATAGAGATCGAGGGGTGACCATCGTCAAGCAGAAAAGCCTCATGGCCTCACTTGAGCAAAGTAACACTCGATTTCGCACTCTGCTGGAAACCACCAGCGATTGGATCTGGGAGTCGGATCAGGCGGGTAACTACACCTATTCAAGCCCACAGGTTATGAATATGCTTGGATTTACTCCTGAAGAGATTTTAGGCAAGACCCTGATGGACATTGCCTCACCACGAGCAGCAAACGAGTTACGTGGCATCTATCAACGACTGCTGCAGCATAAAGAGAACATTGTTGGCTTTGAATGCACCTGCCTTGGAAAAAGTGGGCAGATCGTGGTTTTGGAAAATAATGCGGTTCCCGTTGTTGATACATTAGGTCAGGGAATACTAATCGGCTATAGAGGAATTGCCCGGGATATTACAGAGCGAAAAATTGCCCTGGAAGCGCTGAAAAAAAGTCGCGATGACCTTCATCAAAGCCTGGAGGAAACCGTCTCTTCCCTGGCATCCACCGCTGAAAACAGAGATCCCTACACAGCAGGACATCAACAACGTGTCGATCGACTGGCCTGTGCCATCGCCAGAGAGCTCGGAATGCCGCAGGATCAGATTGAAGGTTTGCATATCGCGGCCCTCTTGCATGATATCGGCAAAATAACCCTCCCCTTCGAATACCTGGCAAAACCAACACGACTCATCGAAGAAGAACAGGCTATTATCAAACGGCACCCGGAGGTCGGCTACACCATCCTAAAAACAATCCATTTTCCCTGGCCGGTGGCTGAAATCGTCTACCAACATCACGAACATCTCGATGGCTCCGGGTATCCTCGAGGACTCAAGGGGGAAGAAATTCTTCTTGAGGCCAAAATCTTGACCGTTGCCGATGTTGTTGAGGCCATCACCTCCCATCGACCGTACCGCCCTGCGCTGGGCATTGAAAAGGCCATCGATGAAATCCTGAAAGGGAAAGGTACCAGGTATCACCCTCCCTGTGTTGACGCCTGTCTTAAACTTGTTCAGGAGAAAAACACAGAGTTTTCAAGTGATGACTGGTGTCCGGTTTTTTCCTGA
- a CDS encoding MoxR family ATPase, with product MHTPMKPYVQLNEIIDQISQTILGKQEQIKLALSCLFAGGHLLIEDIPGIGKTTLAKVLSGCMGLEFRRVQFTSDMLPGDILGSSIFDRSTSEFVYHPGPVFTQVLLADEINRATPKTQSALLEAMEERQVTTDRETRQLPLPFFVIATQNPVELSGTFPLPESQMDRFLMRIELGYPDREAERQLLLGDTLQRQALAFTKQCLTPKEVLALQQQVREVHVAEPLLDYLQDILIFSRASSHFHMGLSPRAGLSLLQATRSWAVMNGRDYALPEDLQAVLVPVIGHRLRSRDDYAEVPGKRLTSLFHEVAVP from the coding sequence GTGCACACGCCCATGAAGCCCTATGTGCAACTCAACGAAATAATCGATCAGATATCGCAGACCATCCTTGGCAAACAGGAACAGATCAAGTTGGCACTGAGTTGCCTCTTTGCCGGTGGTCATCTGCTGATTGAGGATATTCCAGGCATTGGCAAGACCACGCTTGCCAAGGTCTTGTCCGGCTGCATGGGCTTGGAGTTCAGGCGGGTTCAGTTCACCAGCGACATGCTGCCAGGCGACATCCTGGGCAGTTCCATCTTTGATCGTTCAACCAGTGAATTTGTTTATCATCCGGGTCCGGTTTTTACCCAGGTCCTGCTGGCCGATGAAATCAACCGGGCAACGCCGAAAACCCAGAGTGCGTTACTTGAAGCCATGGAGGAACGTCAGGTAACCACTGACAGGGAAACCAGGCAGTTACCCCTCCCCTTTTTCGTCATCGCCACCCAAAATCCGGTTGAACTTTCCGGGACCTTTCCCTTGCCCGAATCGCAGATGGATCGTTTTCTGATGCGCATTGAACTGGGGTATCCTGATCGTGAGGCAGAACGTCAACTCCTGCTTGGTGATACCCTGCAACGCCAGGCCCTGGCCTTTACCAAGCAATGCCTCACCCCCAAAGAGGTCCTTGCACTTCAGCAACAAGTCCGGGAGGTCCATGTCGCCGAGCCACTGCTTGATTACCTGCAAGACATTCTCATCTTTTCCAGAGCGAGCTCCCATTTTCATATGGGCCTCTCCCCCCGGGCAGGTCTCTCACTGCTGCAAGCCACAAGATCCTGGGCTGTAATGAACGGTAGAGATTATGCTCTACCTGAGGACCTGCAGGCCGTTCTTGTTCCAGTTATTGGGCACCGGCTCAGATCCCGCGACGATTACGCAGAAGTACCAGGCAAACGACTGACTTCCCTTTTTCATGAGGTCGCAGTCCCGTGA
- a CDS encoding DUF58 domain-containing protein, with the protein MIHFVTRTFYRMVGRHVVPVRLGLRNIFILPTGYGLLFLILLVAMLLGSINYNNNLGFLLTFLLGSVMLSSLMHTYSMLHGLDVLSIDASPTFAGEPAVVLVQVESNERLRKGLQWSLSGQPSIGQDVAYQEPTRVALTLPTNQRGLFRTGILRIHSEYPTGLFRVWSRLETTAEYLVYPKPISAPLPEREKNTGRGSQKKSPLAGVDDFAGLNNYQPGDPPGRIHWPSYSRGQGLYVKIFSDLYGTTQVFDFRSIPGNDLERKLSILCFHILAADQQNLPFGLQLPGHALIPPATGRLHRNRCLRALTLFTTR; encoded by the coding sequence GTGATCCATTTTGTAACCCGAACCTTTTACCGTATGGTAGGGCGGCATGTTGTTCCCGTAAGGCTCGGGTTGCGTAATATTTTTATTCTCCCCACCGGCTATGGCCTGCTTTTTTTGATCCTGCTGGTGGCCATGCTGTTAGGATCGATCAACTACAACAACAATCTGGGCTTTCTTTTAACCTTTCTTTTGGGCAGTGTTATGCTCAGCTCGCTGATGCATACCTACAGCATGCTGCATGGCCTGGATGTTCTCAGCATCGACGCATCACCAACCTTTGCAGGCGAACCCGCTGTGGTTCTGGTGCAGGTAGAAAGTAACGAGCGACTGCGTAAAGGTTTGCAATGGTCCCTTTCCGGACAACCAAGCATTGGCCAAGATGTTGCTTACCAGGAGCCAACACGAGTTGCTCTCACTCTGCCCACCAACCAGCGGGGTTTGTTCCGGACAGGCATACTCCGCATTCATAGTGAATACCCCACGGGTTTGTTTCGCGTCTGGTCACGCCTGGAAACAACAGCTGAATACCTTGTTTATCCCAAACCGATATCTGCTCCTCTCCCCGAAAGAGAGAAGAACACCGGCAGGGGAAGCCAAAAAAAATCACCTCTCGCTGGTGTAGATGATTTTGCAGGTCTCAACAACTACCAACCCGGTGATCCACCGGGGCGTATTCACTGGCCTTCCTATTCTCGGGGACAGGGGCTGTACGTCAAAATCTTTTCAGACCTGTATGGAACCACACAGGTCTTTGATTTTAGGTCCATACCGGGAAATGATCTTGAAAGAAAGCTCTCCATCCTCTGTTTTCACATTCTTGCCGCAGATCAACAGAATCTTCCCTTTGGTCTCCAGCTTCCCGGCCATGCACTGATCCCACCAGCCACAGGACGGCTGCATCGCAATCGCTGTTTGCGTGCCTTAACCCTGTTTACAACGAGGTGA
- a CDS encoding PAS domain-containing protein yields the protein MRDVQLFLTSNWIKYLVILLVVSAGLAGGYVTGTHFYDNHQLHLADDAVEDLSRRLASTPLSFATEGINNLTSEPIIVETAAGKRAIDAPEALQVLQIGQFIFKSALIYILDTKGNVVACTPYGENGDKTLTGHNYHYRPYFSKALSSTSQKIYIALGVATQKRGIYISKQVTDNRNFVGVLVIKMGMDSIDQALEKTEYPCALYNNDGVIIASNQPEWVFKTFTPISTQRLTALHASKQFGSAPLTPLGFTLERRVMFMQGQNFYAADQATNIQGWRLVVFKPDTEGHQAQIWGFSLAGGMLISLVFATTISALERSKTKELLKEESKRLELALEGGKLGTWDWHIPSGTVTFDRRWAEMKGYSPSEIEHSLDFWESLVHPDDLPLVYKKLQAHFERQTEQYESVFRLRHQNGQWMWIMDRGKVVEWGANDQPLRACGTHLDITEQKALEQEIRKEHEKFFSILDTAPVGIVIIDPHKIIRWINEFALNFSGLPTKGDLLGQHCNQYLCPVANNECPALDLHQPVQSAEQIFRNHQGTISPIIKTIKEIEYEGESCLLEIFVDIAEQKKLEHELLQAQKLESVGRLAAGVAHEINTPVQYISTNIEFIAESFTQISHLLSTLTARSEANSTFDQEELKMLFEEHDIEFLLEELPASLHQSAEGVRTITSIVSAMKRFSHPGNTMKSPIDLNEIIETALLVSKSEWKHVATVKTELDPELPKIPLLSDEIGQVILNVVINAAHAIISAKEDNKNTAEGIISIKTQMKNDFAEVRIQDNGCGIPKENLPKIYDFFFTTKEVGKGTGQGLALSYDIITNKHNGQIHVESEVGVGTTFILNLPLNISSSPAT from the coding sequence ATGCGTGACGTTCAACTTTTTTTAACCAGTAACTGGATAAAATATCTTGTCATCTTGCTTGTCGTTAGCGCCGGACTCGCTGGCGGCTATGTGACCGGGACCCATTTTTATGACAATCACCAGCTCCACCTGGCCGATGACGCCGTAGAAGACCTTTCTCGCCGCCTGGCCAGCACTCCACTTTCTTTCGCTACAGAAGGAATAAACAATCTGACTTCTGAGCCAATCATTGTTGAGACTGCAGCAGGTAAACGAGCGATCGATGCCCCCGAGGCCTTACAAGTTTTACAGATCGGACAATTCATTTTTAAAAGTGCCCTTATCTATATCCTTGATACGAAGGGCAATGTTGTTGCCTGCACACCGTACGGTGAAAACGGCGACAAAACCTTGACCGGACATAACTACCATTACCGCCCCTATTTCAGCAAAGCCTTGTCCTCAACTTCCCAAAAAATCTATATCGCCCTGGGCGTCGCGACCCAAAAAAGAGGAATATACATAAGTAAACAGGTGACGGATAACCGAAATTTCGTGGGAGTATTGGTCATTAAAATGGGTATGGACTCAATAGACCAGGCACTGGAAAAAACAGAGTATCCCTGCGCTCTCTATAACAATGATGGTGTCATCATCGCGAGCAATCAACCCGAGTGGGTATTTAAAACATTTACTCCCATCTCAACACAACGCCTTACTGCGTTACATGCAAGTAAGCAGTTCGGCAGCGCCCCATTGACACCGTTGGGCTTCACCCTTGAACGCAGGGTAATGTTCATGCAGGGGCAGAATTTCTATGCTGCAGACCAAGCCACAAACATTCAAGGTTGGCGACTGGTGGTTTTCAAACCTGATACTGAGGGGCACCAGGCACAAATCTGGGGATTTTCCCTGGCTGGAGGAATGTTGATTTCTCTTGTCTTTGCGACAACAATCAGCGCCCTGGAACGCAGCAAAACTAAAGAACTATTAAAGGAGGAAAGCAAACGACTTGAGCTCGCTCTGGAAGGAGGCAAACTGGGCACCTGGGATTGGCATATCCCCTCGGGTACGGTTACTTTTGATAGGCGCTGGGCTGAAATGAAGGGATATTCTCCTTCTGAAATTGAGCATTCGCTCGATTTTTGGGAGAGTCTGGTCCACCCCGATGACCTTCCCTTAGTCTACAAAAAGCTGCAGGCCCATTTTGAGAGGCAGACAGAACAGTACGAATCTGTTTTTCGCCTGCGGCATCAGAATGGTCAGTGGATGTGGATAATGGATCGGGGGAAAGTTGTTGAATGGGGCGCCAATGATCAACCCCTTCGAGCATGTGGGACCCATCTGGATATCACTGAACAAAAGGCTCTTGAGCAGGAAATTCGAAAAGAGCACGAAAAATTTTTCTCCATTCTTGATACCGCTCCGGTTGGAATTGTCATTATCGATCCCCATAAAATTATTCGCTGGATAAACGAATTCGCTTTGAATTTTTCCGGGCTTCCCACAAAAGGAGATCTTTTGGGACAACACTGCAACCAATATCTCTGCCCTGTTGCGAATAATGAATGCCCTGCTCTTGATTTACACCAACCGGTACAGAGTGCTGAACAAATTTTTCGTAACCACCAGGGAACGATATCCCCCATTATCAAGACCATTAAAGAAATCGAGTATGAAGGAGAAAGCTGTCTGCTTGAGATATTTGTTGATATTGCAGAACAAAAAAAGTTGGAACATGAACTCCTCCAGGCACAGAAGCTAGAATCAGTAGGGCGACTTGCCGCTGGCGTAGCCCACGAAATCAATACGCCCGTGCAATACATCAGCACAAACATAGAGTTTATCGCCGAGAGTTTCACGCAGATCTCCCACCTCCTCAGCACACTCACAGCGCGCAGCGAGGCAAACAGCACTTTTGACCAAGAAGAACTCAAAATGCTTTTTGAGGAGCATGATATCGAATTTTTACTTGAGGAACTTCCCGCATCCCTGCATCAAAGTGCGGAGGGGGTGCGTACCATAACCTCCATCGTTTCAGCGATGAAACGCTTTTCCCATCCGGGCAATACGATGAAGTCTCCAATTGACCTCAATGAAATCATCGAAACTGCCTTACTTGTCTCTAAAAGTGAATGGAAACATGTTGCGACGGTGAAAACCGAACTTGATCCTGAATTGCCCAAAATCCCATTACTCTCTGATGAAATTGGCCAGGTGATCTTAAATGTCGTGATCAATGCGGCTCACGCCATCATCAGCGCAAAGGAGGACAACAAGAACACAGCAGAGGGGATTATTTCGATCAAAACCCAGATGAAAAATGATTTTGCTGAAGTGCGTATTCAAGATAATGGATGCGGCATTCCCAAAGAGAACCTCCCCAAAATTTATGACTTTTTTTTCACCACCAAGGAGGTGGGCAAGGGAACGGGCCAAGGCTTAGCTCTCAGTTACGATATCATCACCAATAAGCATAACGGGCAGATTCATGTAGAGTCAGAGGTTGGCGTTGGCACAACATTTATACTCAATCTTCCCTTGAACATCTCATCTTCGCCAGCGACCTGA